The DNA sequence GCTGCTGCAGTTCGGTGTCGACGGGCCTGCCGTGGTCGTCGAAGAACCGGCCGCCGATCTCACCGACGGCGCCGGCGGCGATCTGTTCGTCGAGCGTCCGCGTGTCGAGGTAGCTGCCTTCGAACAGTGTGGTCGACGTCGAAACCGCACCGACCCCGAACAACATCACGTCGGCGCGCCGCCCGGCCTCGAGCGTGCGGGAAATGACGGAATCCGAACGCATGGACGCGACTGTGGAGGGATCGGCGTACAGGGGCGCGGGCAGTCGAATGGTGTTGGCACGCAAGACGTCCGCGCACCGGCTGAGGATCAGCTCCACACCGGACTGATAGGCGGCGCTGGACATGGCGCCGTCGAGTTGGACGACCGCGCGGCACGTCGCCACCCCCGGGGTGAGCGCGTTCGCCACGGCCACCTGCTCGGGCCCCCACGTGAAGCCGAGGACGTCGTCGGGCGCCAGCCTTCGCATCAGCAGTGCGGCGGCGGCGCGGCCGAGATTGGCGAACGTGGCGGGCCGCCCGGGTGCGCCGACGTCGACACCGTGGCCCGCCACCACCACCTCGGTGAGGCCGAATCGCGTTTCGAGTTCGCGTTCCTCGTCGGCGTGCAGATCGTCGCGCAGATCGGGCGGCACCACGATGTCGATGCGCACCAGGCCCCGGGCCTTCGCGCGGGCGACGAGCCGGCCGGCTGTCGGACGCGAAACACCCAGCCGCGCCGCGATCTCCGCCTGGGTCAAGCCGTCGAGGTAGTAGAGCGTCGCCGCCCGCAGCGCCAGGCGCAGGTCTTCCGGTGAGCGTTGGGGCGCCTGCCCGTTCGCCGCGGAAGTCGACGCCGGTGTGACCACGCCCTGCCCACCTCTCCGTGGAACCGTGAGCATATGCTCATGGGTGCGAGTAGATGCTCACCAAGCTAACATGCTCGATGTGACGCAGACAACACTTTCGGCCCCGATACCTCCAGAGACGATGGTGACGACGTGATGAAACTGGACGAGTCGACCCTGCCCGAGATCCCCATCGCCAGACCGACGTACGCCCGCGACGAGGTCACCGTCGGCATCGTGCACTTCGGGGTCGGCGGGTTCCATCGGGCACATCAGGCGATGTACGTCGACACGTTGCTGCAGCAGGGTGTCGCGTCGGACTGGGGCATCTGCGGGGTGGGCGTTCTCCCCGGTGACCGCAAAATGGCCGATGCGCTCGGCAGCCAGGACGGCCTCTACACCCTGTTGCTGGAGAATCCCGACGGCACCCGCGACGCGCGGGTCATCGGGTCGATCGTCGACTACCGTTACGCCCCAGACGATCCCGAGGGTGTCATCGAACTGCTCGCGGCGCCGAGCACCCGCATCATCTCGCTGACCATCACCGAAGGCGGCTACGACGTCGACAGGGTCCTCGTCGGCTCCGTGAACGTCTTCGGGCTGGTGACCGAGGCGCTGGCCCGCCGGCGCGACCGCGGTATCGCCTCACCGACGATCGTGTCCTGCGACAACGTCCAAGGCAACGGTGAGGTCGCGCGCGCCGCGTTCACCGCCTACGCCGACCGCACCCACCCGGGGCTCTCCGAGTGGATCGAGGCCAACACCTGCTTCCCGAACTCGATGGTGGATCGGATCACCCCGGTCACCACACCCGAGGTGATCGCCACCGTACGAGACGAATTCGGCGTCGACGATCTGTGGCCTGTGGTGGCCGAACCGTTCACCTCCTGGGTGCTCGAAGACGCGTTCTCCGACGGACGGCCACCGTTCGAGGAAGCGGGCGTTCTGCTGGTCGACGATGTCACGCCGTATGAGCTGATGAAGCTGCGCCTGCTCAACGCCGGCCATCAGGCGCTGTGCTACTTCGCCTACCTCGTCGGCTACCGCTTGGTGCACGAGGCCGCGAGCGATCCCCTGCTCGCCGAGTTCGTGCGCCGGTACATGGACGAGGAGGGCACCCCGACACTCAAGCCGGTACCCGGTATCGACCTGCCCGACTACAAGCGCACGCTGATCGAACGCTTCGCGAACCCCGGAGTCCGCGACACCATCGCGCGGCTCTGTTACGGCTCGTCGGACCGGATCCGCCTGTGGCTGCTGCCGGTGGTCCGCGAAAACCTCAGGACTGGAGGGCCGGTCAGGCTGTCCGCCGCGATCGTCGCGAGCTGGGCGCGCTACGCCGAAGGTGTCGACGAGCAGGGCGCGCCGATCGACGTTCAGGATTCCCTGGCCGACACACTGATCCCGCTGGCGCGCGCACAACGCGGCAATCCCACGTCGTTCATCGAAAACCGTTCCGTGTTCGGCCATCTCGTCGACGACAAACGGTTCGTCGACGAGTACGTGGCGACCTTGCAGGCTCTGCACCGCGACGGTGCCCGAGCGACACTGGAAGCGCTGGTGAAAGACTCATGAGTCCCCGCGCGCTGGTGATCGGCGAGGCGCTGATCGACATCGTCGAACGCGGCGGCGAGGTGACGGGCGAACACGTCGGCGGCAGTCCGCTCAACGTCGCCGTCGGCCTGGCCCGGCTCGGACGCGGCGTCGACTTCCTCACCCACATCGGCGACGACGAGCGCGGCCGGCGCATCGTCGAACACCTGAACGCCTCGGGTGTGCAGCTGGTCGCCGGAAGCACGAGCGCCGCCCGCACCCCGACCGCCCGGGCCATGCTCGACGACGCCGGTTCGGCGCGCTACGAGTTCGACATCGAATGGGAGCTCTCCGGCACCCCGGAAGCTTCGCCACCACTGGTCGCCCACACCGGGTCGATCGCCACGGTGCTCGAGCCGGGTTGCCTCGCGACCGCGGCGCTGCTCGACGCCTACCAGGTGTCGGCGACCGTCACGTTCGACCCGAACATCCGCACTGCTCTCATCGCGTACGCGGATGCGGCCCGCAACCGGATCGACCGGCTCGTCGAACGCGCCGACGTCATCAAGGCCAGCGACGAGGATCTGCGGTGGATCGACCCGAACCGGACGCCGAAGCAGATCGCCCGCTCGTGGCTCGAACTCGGGCCGTCGATCGTCGCCGTCACCGAAGGGGATCAGGGCGCGTTCGCGGTGTGCGCGGCCGGTTCGGCCCGCGTCGCGGCGGTTCCGGTCGAGGTGGTCGACACGGTCGGAGCCGGTGACGCGTTCATGGCGGGGTTGATCGACGCACTGTGGGATCACGGTCTGCTCGGCGCGGAGAACCGCCAGCACCTTCGGCACATTCGGCTCGACGCCCTCCATGCGGTGCTGCAGACCGCGGCACTGTCCTCGGCGCTGACGGTCACCCGCGCGGGTGCGGACCTGCCGGACCGGGCCACCCGGGATGCCGCGGCAGATTGAATCGCCCCGCCTCTCGGTACTTTTCTCCTCAGTTTGCTGTGTGATGAGCCGTCACCGCGCCACGGGGGACTTCCACCGGACTCAACCAACCAGTGGGGGAATGCGAAATCGGCAGATGCGGCCGGGTTGTCCATTTCCCGTCACCCATGTGTTATCAATCTGGCGGGGACGATCAACTGTCATGGACTGACAGTTGAGCAAACGGCGGAACACGCCTCTACCGCTGTGGTCAGGCTCTTAGTTCCTGAGAGCAACGCCGGTAACGCGTTCCAGTTGGCCCGGTATTGCTTGCTTACGCAAGCGTAAGTGGCCGTTTTGTGATTTGCTGAATTGCGGTCAAGATCAGCCTGAGCAGCCACGTCAGGTAGACGCGCTTGCAAACACCTTCGCTACCAACACGGCAGCGCTCCCGAGTTTGCGCAAAACGCAAGCATTCAGGAAGCTCTCAGGTACGTTGCGGTGTGTCAAACGTCACATAGCCGAAAGGTGCTCAACGATGCGTGCTGCTCTGCGCCCGTACGCAACCGCAGGAATCGCCCTGGCGGGAGCGACTGTCATCGCCGCCGCCCCGATCGCCCCACCACCGGACGTCACGATCTCGGCCGCCCCCTCGTCGGCTGCCGTGGATCTGGTGGTGAATCCGGTCGACTTCTACGCCGAGGTGTTCGGACGATCCGCGGACAACGTCGCGGCTCTCGTCGACATATTCCTGGCCAATCCGACGCCGATCCTCTCGCAGATCTTCGACAACCAGATTGCCAACGCAGAGACGATCGCCGGCGCGCTCGACCAGATGGTCGACGGGCTCGTGCCCATCCTGACCCAGCAGGTTCCGATGCTGCTCGAAACGGCGTTCGCCGCCCTCGCCGACGGCGATGTCGAGACTGCCCTGAACACTCTGCTGTCCATCCCGACCACAATCGCCGCACTGCCGGCCTTCATCGGACTCGGCGCCGTTCTGCTGCCCGTCATCACGGCCGCAGACAACGTGAACAACGTCATCCAGCAAGTCCTCGGCGGTGCGATCCTCGGCGGCGCCGTCGCCGCCTTCGGCCCGCTACTGAGCACCGTCGGCGCCGGCGGAACCGCGATCCAGGGCATCATCGACGGGGTGGCCGCCGGCGACATCGGCGAGGTGGCCGACGCGATCATCAATGCTCCCGGCGTGCTCATCGACGGATTCTTGAACGGCGGATACGGCCCGCCACTGCTCGTGGTACCCGCGCCGGGCCTCCTGTCCCCCAATGCCGCGTTGGGAACGCTGGGCGCCGGGCCCATCGGATTCGTCCTCGCAGTTCGCAGGGCAATCGCTCAGGCGATAACGCCGGCAACGCCTTTCAGCACTGCGGAGCAGCGCCTCGCCGGGGATGCCGAAGCGGGTGAAGGCTTGCCGGAGGCCGGCACCTCTGCCGACGAGGGCCAGACGATCACGGTCAGCACGGAGGATCTCCAGACGCCGTCGGAGGGCACGACGCCGGAACCGCAGGACGGCACTCCGCCCGCGGACACCGAGGGCCTTGGTGTCACCGAGGAGGTGGGCACCGAGGTGGTGCCCGCGGTGACGGTGGTCGACGAGGGCTCGGAGGTGGAGGCCGTTGAGACCGGCGAAGCGAGCAAGCCCGCCAAGGTGCGGCCCGGCCAGAACCTGCGCAATAGCCTGCAGAAGGTGGGCCAACGGGTGGAGCAGCAGATCAAGGGCGTCGAGAAGCGCATCGGCGGCGCGATCGATCGGCTCACCGGCCGCAGCGGCGCGGGTGCCGAGAAAAACGCCGAATCCACCGCCGGCGCCGGCGCGACAGCTGGCGGCGCCGGGGCTGCCACCGGCGGCGGCAACGACGGCGGCAGCGACAGCTGACATCGGGTCACTGCGTCGGCCCTCCCCCCGCCCTCGCGTCGGGGGGAGGGCCTTCTGCACAGCAAACAGATTCGGAGGCGGGGCTCGGCGGTGACGAACCGCGCAGCGTGCGTAAGTGAACCGCTTCTGCCATCGCCGTGGGCCATACTGGCCGTATGCGATCCATCTGGAAGGGTTCGATCGCCTTCGGCCTGGTGAACGTGCCGGTCAAGGTCTACAGCGCCACCGAAGACCATGACATCAAGTTCCACCAGGTGCACGCGAAG is a window from the Mycolicibacterium litorale genome containing:
- a CDS encoding mannitol dehydrogenase family protein, translating into MKLDESTLPEIPIARPTYARDEVTVGIVHFGVGGFHRAHQAMYVDTLLQQGVASDWGICGVGVLPGDRKMADALGSQDGLYTLLLENPDGTRDARVIGSIVDYRYAPDDPEGVIELLAAPSTRIISLTITEGGYDVDRVLVGSVNVFGLVTEALARRRDRGIASPTIVSCDNVQGNGEVARAAFTAYADRTHPGLSEWIEANTCFPNSMVDRITPVTTPEVIATVRDEFGVDDLWPVVAEPFTSWVLEDAFSDGRPPFEEAGVLLVDDVTPYELMKLRLLNAGHQALCYFAYLVGYRLVHEAASDPLLAEFVRRYMDEEGTPTLKPVPGIDLPDYKRTLIERFANPGVRDTIARLCYGSSDRIRLWLLPVVRENLRTGGPVRLSAAIVASWARYAEGVDEQGAPIDVQDSLADTLIPLARAQRGNPTSFIENRSVFGHLVDDKRFVDEYVATLQALHRDGARATLEALVKDS
- a CDS encoding carbohydrate kinase family protein; protein product: MSPRALVIGEALIDIVERGGEVTGEHVGGSPLNVAVGLARLGRGVDFLTHIGDDERGRRIVEHLNASGVQLVAGSTSAARTPTARAMLDDAGSARYEFDIEWELSGTPEASPPLVAHTGSIATVLEPGCLATAALLDAYQVSATVTFDPNIRTALIAYADAARNRIDRLVERADVIKASDEDLRWIDPNRTPKQIARSWLELGPSIVAVTEGDQGAFAVCAAGSARVAAVPVEVVDTVGAGDAFMAGLIDALWDHGLLGAENRQHLRHIRLDALHAVLQTAALSSALTVTRAGADLPDRATRDAAAD
- a CDS encoding sugar-binding transcriptional regulator, yielding MVTPASTSAANGQAPQRSPEDLRLALRAATLYYLDGLTQAEIAARLGVSRPTAGRLVARAKARGLVRIDIVVPPDLRDDLHADEERELETRFGLTEVVVAGHGVDVGAPGRPATFANLGRAAAALLMRRLAPDDVLGFTWGPEQVAVANALTPGVATCRAVVQLDGAMSSAAYQSGVELILSRCADVLRANTIRLPAPLYADPSTVASMRSDSVISRTLEAGRRADVMLFGVGAVSTSTTLFEGSYLDTRTLDEQIAAGAVGEIGGRFFDDHGRPVDTELQQRAVSVPLEDIRACEKSILIASGATKHRATLAALRGGLARLLVCDVDCARWLLDHGKG